In the genome of Rhopalosiphum padi isolate XX-2018 chromosome 1, ASM2088224v1, whole genome shotgun sequence, the window gtatatttgaaatgtttagaTCATAATCAAGATACACAAGAGGAGTCTTTACTTGGTTCTTCAAACGAACATATGGAACAGTTTGAATCAggtaaattacctatttaagtttccattttagaataaatttttatgataaaacaaCAAATCTTTCAATTACTTAAAAGTTTTGATTAcagatgtaattaatattattttgaaattttttttttttttatgtgacatTAGATTtcactgaaatatttaaatcaagaaaaataattttgaatcatATTACCTAGATGAATttgatatcaaatatttattttatcaaaaagagGAATTTTTgagcaaacatttaaaatggttgtctctagtttttaaattattcataattataaatataatgttaaatttttaatacatttttatgggtCACTTATATTGATGTGATAATTCAACattggtatttataattatatataatatataataccaatgtatatggtatatataataccatataattGGCATTGAAAGAGCAATtcacatttaattttgtttttaatgtccaatttacattaaaaattaaacgttttataactattacatatatttaaattaggatTTTTTACTGGAGATGATCCATATTCttcgaattatttaaataaccaaattCTGGTCATATATtgacccgcatgtgttgtctctgtcttacaagtacgtaCCATAGAAAATTTACGTCAGCAGATTACATTTAGCTctgttagtttaaaaaatagaatgaaTTCacttattatgaaacttgatggtaagaacattatttgtgttcgtatgttggttttttacaatttttcagttttttagcAAGTtaagcgtatataatataacataaattaaaaatgctcataactcacttaaaaactaaacaatcataaaaaaccaacatacaaacacagataattttcttaccatcaagtttcataataggtcaattcactctaatttttaaactaactgaACTAAACGTTGTCTACTGAgtgtaaatttgctatgttgtgcACTTAGGCAGAGGCAACACACACAGATGTTGCGGCCTCTTAAATTCTATGAATAAACATATTCTATGGctggaaatattaaaatttgttatttgtatgtAGCAAATAAATCTTCTAATTTAACAACTAATCTAACTAAGattttatacctaatttttaatttacattatatcagTATGTAACATCctcatatttaaatagtttgacTAATTTCTTttactacataaaatattttaacagtttttaaaattgtgttatttatCTGTTGATTAGATAGTGTAAGACAACGTATTTGTCAAGAGGAAGTAGCTCTCGAAAAGCTGAAGTACATTTTTCGAAGATGTAAAACCTTGCTTGAAAAATCCAAAGACCATAGACTTGATAGGGAAGCAAATTTGATGCTCTATAGTGAGTTTAGGGCACCATTATGTACTCCAAACCAGGTGCGGACATCTTCTTTAAACACCCTTGAAGGACATCCACTAATGTGGGCAACATATATTAGAGGTAATAACGATGACTCTTCAAGCAAATACGAGACATCACCAATGAAACAACCAGGAACATTTAAGCCTAGCTCATCTAGGGTGACTAAATAtccagaacaaaaaaaaaagttacgcTCTAAGATGTTAGCTTCTAGCCGAAAGATGTCAACTGAAAAGTTTATGGccgaattttatcaatttatgttaacaaaattataaaagaaaaaataattctattatctGTGACTGTGAATTTCATACCATTAGAAATAaacagataaaattaataatcttattttatgaatactattatattatattttcattaatcaacaaccataaaaatgaataccttTTTTTAGATAGGTTATATCAAAGTTATTTCAATATTAGTAAGTTTTATCCaaaattgtgaattttattacaatatattatattctaaacacCATACTTGGTCTATGTTAATTTGATAgaaaagtttcaaaaataaaaagtatttcattttaaatacaatttatagtatcaaatattactatttaattaacttGTGCTAGTTTgggttatattcttatatttaatcataccgagtataaatatatttcattataaatctgtattacaaatttatacaatattcatgcatacatattatattatatatttttgtgtttatttattattttcactgaAATAAATCTTATGggattattaaaatgtgttctCTCTGCTAATAATTAGCATATTAAGGCTTTTGGATATCAGCcaatttttcctttaaaaactacctatttaatttaaatcagtcCGATCATTGTATTAAAGCAATAAGACTTCTGAAAATGTgggattacattttttaaatttagacctTAAAATTCCACAAATTTGAtgtaaattttttgtaaaatattaaatcttgtggaaatgtttaacaaatattattaaataaaactaaaaaagtggCACAGccaatcttaaatataattcatgctgaagtaaaattagttttaagaaGTGCTATCGCATAAATACAACAATGATcagattgattaaaataaaatcaatagtttttgatggaaaatttgtaaaaatcctGAACAGCGGCTTAAACTGACATCTGCGTATGCAATTGAAATTCACTGTTGcttgtttttctaaaaataagttttgtgCTCTCCAATAATGCGATGTCCAGTTTTATACACAAATAggtacatcattattataatcgacatcaacaataatattattgtgtatgaatTTAACTAAtgcaaaacattataaaatataattctgtgGTCAACGACAGTCAACGTTATTTGTcaattaaacaacaataataataaaaaaataaaaaaatgtatcatatcattctacaaaaaaaaattaagaactaaaaaaatttaatacttacagGTGATGTTTAATGTTCAAAATTGTTGTCAAGAATGTGGAATGTTATGTTGATTTTTGTAGGAATCGCTCTAAGTATACATTATTCCATAaaaacttatgagttatgagtgttatgacaAATCTCTCAAGGccaaaattcatattatgtgGATTAAAGgagttcaaaataaattagttttcttttttacatgtaaaattaattacatgaaAGGTCATAGGAAACAATAcgaataaaatgttatgaacaaataataatagttgacaacacaacaaatttattgctttataattaatatattaaaatcattctgTGTTTCTTTGTTAGATGttacttatgaaaataaaagtaactcGTTAAGTAACTTAGttaaaagtaacttaacttTAACTTGTTAATGCCCAGCCttgatatttatacatttataaaatgattgacCATTTGAATTACTTTAGATTTTCTGAATGGCTACTTATTTGTCCtcttgatttttgtttttaattataaaacaagtaagtttatactgtttatagctaggttattaaaattaaaatgtataatttcatgTATATAACCGTGCCATTTGTCCAAgttcataaataaatagaattgtGTAAATCTATAaagttgtttataatttttaacaataaaatattttatattattgacttaGTTTAATcttgtaatttgatttttaattgaattgttctaaatttctaattaaccACTGAGTACTTATAAAGTTTGTATATCCTAAAAATCTCTATACTACTAGTTTACTTGACCAAATTCAACTTGgtttcattacaaattattaattaataatattatttaaagataattttaaaataatttaagaactgACAGGCTAAACACTTATGTAAtgacaactaaaaaaataattacctacaaatacaatttttaaattaaataattagtacctaataattttgTGACCAAATTAGTGATTGATGTattgatgtaaaaatatattgcttgtagtattttaattcattt includes:
- the LOC132931813 gene encoding uncharacterized protein LOC132931813 isoform X2 → MEQFESDSVRQRICQEEVALEKLKYIFRRCKTLLEKSKDHRLDREANLMLYSEFRAPLCTPNQVRTSSLNTLEGHPLMWATYIRGNNDDSSSKYETSPMKQPGTFKPSSSRVTKYPEQKKKLRSKMLASSRKMSTEKFMAEFYQFMLTKL
- the LOC132931813 gene encoding uncharacterized protein LOC132931813 isoform X1; translation: MEAPSDHNQDTQEESLLGSSNEHMEQFESDSVRQRICQEEVALEKLKYIFRRCKTLLEKSKDHRLDREANLMLYSEFRAPLCTPNQVRTSSLNTLEGHPLMWATYIRGNNDDSSSKYETSPMKQPGTFKPSSSRVTKYPEQKKKLRSKMLASSRKMSTEKFMAEFYQFMLTKL